One Myxococcus guangdongensis DNA segment encodes these proteins:
- a CDS encoding DUF3375 domain-containing protein codes for MDFTTLETLRLKHPGWRLLVADHAPLIVGFLHRVFVASNARAIAQRELVLRLEDHLHALREQRGAAAFPRGASAYLDEWAADGTGWLRKFYPPEMDEPHFDLTPAAERAIRWLVQLTEQPFVGTESRLLTVFHLLQEMTEGTELDPKARLAELERRKADLEEEMARVREGHLELMDESALKDRFQQMSDTARGLMSDFRALEDGFHALDRRVRERIATWEGTRGELLETVLGERDAINGSDQGRSFRAFWDFLMSPERKEALTRNLERVLSHPAIQSLQPDARLPRIHFDWLEAGEHTQRTVARLSGQLRRFLDDRVWLENRRILQVLRGIERSALAVRSRPPGEGFMSVEELAPTLELPLERPLYGPPARARMADEEVKEATDDVPSEALFNLAFIDKARLRLNVREALQAREQVSLAELVREHPLQHGLAELVTYLSLASEDRKASVDDARTQELFWTDASGAARRATLPLVLFLR; via the coding sequence ACACCCCGGCTGGCGGTTGCTCGTCGCGGACCACGCGCCGCTCATCGTCGGCTTCCTGCATCGGGTGTTCGTCGCATCCAACGCACGCGCCATCGCCCAGCGGGAGCTGGTGCTGCGGCTGGAGGACCACCTGCACGCCCTGCGCGAGCAGCGGGGCGCGGCCGCGTTCCCGCGTGGCGCCAGCGCCTATCTCGATGAGTGGGCGGCCGACGGCACCGGCTGGCTGCGCAAGTTCTATCCACCGGAGATGGACGAGCCACACTTCGATTTGACGCCCGCGGCGGAGCGCGCCATCCGGTGGCTGGTCCAGCTCACCGAGCAGCCCTTCGTGGGGACCGAGTCGCGACTGCTCACCGTCTTCCACCTGCTCCAGGAGATGACCGAGGGCACCGAGCTGGACCCGAAGGCGCGGCTCGCGGAGCTGGAGCGGCGCAAGGCGGACCTCGAGGAGGAGATGGCCCGCGTGCGCGAAGGCCACCTGGAGCTGATGGATGAGTCCGCGCTCAAGGACCGCTTCCAGCAGATGTCCGATACCGCGCGCGGTCTGATGTCCGACTTCCGCGCGCTGGAGGACGGCTTCCACGCGTTGGACCGGCGGGTGCGCGAGCGCATCGCCACGTGGGAGGGGACCCGCGGCGAGCTGTTGGAGACGGTGCTGGGGGAGCGCGACGCCATCAACGGCTCGGACCAGGGGCGCAGCTTCCGCGCGTTCTGGGACTTCCTCATGTCGCCCGAGCGCAAGGAGGCGCTCACCCGGAACCTGGAGCGCGTGCTGTCGCATCCGGCGATTCAATCCCTCCAGCCGGACGCGCGTCTGCCGCGCATCCACTTCGACTGGCTGGAGGCCGGTGAGCACACCCAGCGCACCGTGGCGCGACTGTCCGGACAGCTGCGCCGCTTCCTGGATGACCGCGTGTGGTTGGAGAACCGCCGCATCCTCCAGGTGCTGCGCGGAATCGAACGCAGCGCGCTGGCGGTGCGCTCGCGTCCTCCGGGCGAGGGCTTCATGTCGGTGGAGGAGCTGGCGCCCACGCTGGAGCTCCCCCTGGAGCGGCCCTTGTATGGGCCTCCCGCCCGGGCGCGGATGGCGGACGAGGAGGTGAAGGAGGCGACCGACGACGTGCCGTCCGAGGCGCTGTTCAACCTCGCGTTCATCGACAAGGCGCGGCTGCGGCTCAACGTGCGTGAGGCGCTGCAGGCGCGCGAGCAGGTCTCCCTCGCGGAGCTGGTGCGCGAGCATCCACTCCAGCACGGGCTGGCCGAGCTCGTCACGTACCTGAGCCTCGCGTCGGAGGACCGGAAGGCCTCGGTCGACGACGCGCGCACGCAGGAACTCTTCTGGACCGATGCGAGCGGCGCCGCCCGCCGCGCCACCCTTCCCCTGGTGCTCTTCCTCCGATGA